Proteins from one Penicillium digitatum chromosome 2, complete sequence genomic window:
- a CDS encoding TRAPP III complex, Trs85 yields the protein MTLPGDAALVKPPPSFSPGVARVASTSPSRYPGEHDTTQTLDAELAESQSVSFPTPLSGTIADLPRRPDSSHSRYGRSSTPQLARSSIGSRFDGRSDGSEEIRSSIVRSFSPVIAVYASEDTDDLVRSKGFKGGFWELIRPFGETVTGKVVIRDSIGSSRAWEDYGVRFAEFKGIGRAPASRDSGPLVQMEEVLTKHLNSSDGMLGASVRTKDSLRFPATTPLGKSFLQQLLCSAPTAPHETFGHPVANVIAISSRNAAPLETLRQLYADGITGDKQLPDWINQEYLRYYVLVHDEERDDIAESIRLYDQMKRHFGLHCHLLRLRSSQCVVTDDDSLQVPRCEWLSPSEHLSGAGEAEALVDLGTDGTPYLFDSDATAIGAFIRELVVQSVIPFMENKVAVWNDQVASRRRGISGRFMSMSRRWAGFGSSSRSSIGGSSGGNSGNYDYIKHSYSPDTPEAILRKMADYAFMLRDWKLAASTYDMIRSDYGNDKAWKYHAGAHEMCAVSMLLNPMATSTKIKLESVDQMFETACYSYLTRCSDAPHALRCLSLAVELLKCRGGSATESAAKWAMRVMDFGLVGSVGHILYTERVAACYASKTPVGAVNWGGRRRKAGMWSILAADQWLKAGQPTLASSCLEEAERLYADVLQADGVFPMPEMQSFIDNLRHAVRVEYLEARGFDAGDEPATDDPLGTEETSEKLDMRHHRRSLIGPPVQLDAGAFNMTQGPLDPKSPHSDDFERA from the exons ATGACATTGCCCGGAGATGCTGCTCTGGTCAAACCTCCGCCGTCCTTCTCCCCCGGCGTTGCGCGAGTCGCATCAACATCACCATCACGATACCCCGGGGAGCATGATACCACTCAAACTTTAGATGCTGAACTGGCAGAATCCCAATCAGTCTCATTTCCGACCCCTCTTTCAGGCACGATCGCCGACTTACCAAGACGACCTGACTCATCGCACTCGCGCTATGGGAGATCTTCCACTCCACAGTTAGCGAGGTCGTCAATCGGTTCTCGATTTGATGGAAGGTCTGATGGCTCGGAAGAAATAAGATCTTCAATTGTCCGGTCCTTCTCACCCGTGATTGCAGTCTATGCCTCCGAGGACACTGATGATTTGGTGAGGAGCAAGGGGTTCAAGGGGGGGTTTTGGGAGTTGATTCGGCCCTTTGGAGAAACAGTTACCGGGAAGGTGGTAATCCGGGACAGTATAGGCTCAAGTCGTGCCTGGGAGGACTACGGAGTGCGCTTTGCCGAATTCAAAGGGATCGGCAGGGCTCCGGCTAGTCGAGACTCTGGGCCTCTGGTGCAGATGGAAGAAGTGTTGACCAAGCATTTAAACTCTTCAGATGGCATGCTTGGTGCATCGGTACGGACAAAGGATTCTTTGAGATTCCCTGCTACGACCCCATTAGGCAAGTCGTTTTTGCAGCAACTGCTATGTTCGGCACCTACAGCCCCCCACGAGACATTTGGCCACCCAGTAGCCAATGTTATAGCCATCAGTTCGCGCAACGCAGCTCCCTTGGAGACACTCAGGCAGCTCTATGCCGATGGTATCACTGGGGACAAACAGCTACCCGACTGGATCAACCAGGAGTATCTTCGGTATTACGTTTTAGTTCATGACGAAGAACGAGACGATATCGCTGAATCTATCAGGCTTTACGATCAGATGAAGCGGCATTTTGGGCTACACTGTCATCTTTTAAGACTTCGGAGCAGCCAGTGTGTGGTGACAGATGATGATAGTTTGCAAGTTCCTCGGTGCGAATGGCTTTCTCCGTCAGAACATCTGTCGGGAGCAGGCGAAGCAG AAGCTTTGGTTGACCTCGGCACTGATGGCACACCATATCTCTTCGACTCCGATGCTACTGCGATTGGGGCATTTATCCGAGAACTCGTGGTTCAGTCGGTCATTCCATTTATGGAAAATAAAGTAGCTGTGTGGAACGACCAAGTTGCATCTCGGAGGCGTGGTATTAGTGGCAGATTTATGTCGATGTCTCGGCGATGGGCTGGCTTTGGTTCAAGCTCGCGTTCAAGCATTGGAGGCTCATCGGGTGGTAACAGCGGGAACTACGATTACATAAAACATTCTTACAGTCCAGACACTCCGGAGGCTATCTTGCGGAAGATGGCGGACTATGCGTTCATGCTCCGCGACTGGAAGCTAGCCGCATCCACATATGACATGATTCGATCGGATTACGGTAACGACAAGGCCTGGAAGTATCATGCTGGTGCCCACGAAATGTGCGCTGTTAGCATGCTTCTAAATCCAATGGCCACATCAACCAAAATCAAGCTTGAGAGCGTCGACCAAATGTTCGAGACTGCTTGCTACTCCTATCTCACACGTTGTTCAGATGCGCCGCACGCACTTCGCTGTTTATCTCTAGCGGTTGAACTTCTCAAATGTCGTGGCGGGTCAGCCACAGAGAGCGCAGCCAAATGGGCCATGCGGGTCATGGACTTTGGTCTTGTGGGCTCAGTGGGTCACATATTATACACTGAAAGGGTAGCAGCTTGCTATGCCTCAAAGACACCAGTCGGAGCAGTAAATTGGGGCGGACGCCGCCGAAAAGCTGGCATGTGGAGCATCCTTGCTGCCGACCAATGGCTCAAAGCTGGCCAACCAACCCTAGCTTCATCCTGTCTGGAGGAAGCCGAGCGTCTGTATGCTGACGTGCTGCAGGCTGATGGGGTATTCCCAATGCCTGAGATGCAGAGCTTCATTGATAATCTGCGCCATGCTGTCAGGGTCGAATATCTTGAAGCGAGGGGATTCGATGCCGGAGACGAACCGGCTACTGATGACCCCCTGGGCACTGAAGAGACTAGCGAGAAGCTTGACATGCGCCACCATCGCCGGTCTTTGATTGGGCCTCCTGTGCAGCTGGATGCCGGAGCCTTCAACATGACGCAGGGGCCTCTGGACCCTAAGAGCCCGCACAGTGATGACTTTGAACGAGCTTAG